The nucleotide sequence CAAATGCAAACAAAGACTCAAATATCTCTTTATCTTTCAAAAAATCCATTTCTATTGGCAGATAATACAATTGTTTTTCAGGAAGTTGTTTTTGCAAACGCATATAATCTTTTTCGGTAGTAATTATTTTTCGACCGTTGGCTTTTTGGATGATATTTTTCAAATCTTGATCTGAAAAAAAATGATGATCCGGAAATGTTAAACAATCATTTTTACTGCATTTTAAATAATCATAAAAATATTCGGGTTTTGCAATACCAGCAACGGCAATAAAATCATTCTTTAAATCGGCAATTAAAAGTTCTTCAACATTATTTGTTACCGAATGATGATAACTAATTGTTGAAAAGAAAATTTTATCATTATCAATGTCAATTTTACTTTTTATTTGAAGCATTTCTGCTTCCGATAAATCTTTAGGGCATTTAGTAACCACAGCAACATTAGCTCGTTTAATGCCACTTTTACATTCGCGCAAATTTCCGGCAGGTAAAACTAAATCGTTATAAAACAAATCGTTGTAAGCGGTAAGCATAATGTAAAAACCAGCTTTTATTTTGCGGTGTTGAAAAGCATCATCCAACAA is from Flavobacterium dauae and encodes:
- the lpxK gene encoding tetraacyldisaccharide 4'-kinase, translating into MKNLRKILFPFSLIYAAVTSLRNFLYDKGIKKSTGFDIPIIAVGNLSVGGTGKTPMVEYLIRLLAGKYNLAVLSRGYKRKSKGFYLANAATTIEEIGDEPFQYHSKFKQINVAVNADRVEGVTKILEALPKTEIVLLDDAFQHRKIKAGFYIMLTAYNDLFYNDLVLPAGNLRECKSGIKRANVAVVTKCPKDLSEAEMLQIKSKIDIDNDKIFFSTISYHHSVTNNVEELLIADLKNDFIAVAGIAKPEYFYDYLKCSKNDCLTFPDHHFFSDQDLKNIIQKANGRKIITTEKDYMRLQKQLPEKQLYYLPIEMDFLKDKEIFESLFAFVKKKN